GAGCCAGGTCAAGTGAACTCCTAAAGCCTATAGGGCCAGGATAAAGTCCACCAACTTCTCGATGTTTTCATCACTCACACGCGGTGAGTAAGGAGGCATTGCTGCCGTAATCCCTTCATCTGCCCAGGCTCCCTTACCGCCTTTAGCAACCTTGGTTAACAGGTACGCTTTACCCGCAGCCTTGTCACCAGCATATTTTGCAGCAACATCTTTCCAGCCTGGACCAAGCACCTTTTTTTCAATTGAATGGCATGCAAAACAACCACTGGCTTTGGCTAATGCTTCATCTGCACTTACCGTGCTAACACCTACCATTAAACTCGCAGCTGCTGCTGCACTCACAATCCAACGTGCTTTCATGTTAATTTCCTCTGTTAATTGCAACGTACTCCCCTTCAGGGGGGCAAAACTGAGCCTTGGGGTTCAGCGTTACTTAAAAAATACCTAAGAAGGCTCTCGTGGACTACGGTTGTTATTACTATTAAAGACAATGTTTCGCTTAGAATAGAGCGTGTAATCACACAAAACCTTGGTATAACATTAAGCCTAAAAAGCTTAAGCGCGCCTTTATGCCATGTAGCACATTAGGCTGTCAAGCTCACGCCAACCTTGGCGCGTGATGGCTTTGTCGATTTTAGGCGCCGGCGTTTACGTTGAGCAAGGCCGGATAAAGAGTTTATTTTTTGCTTTCAAAGGGCAGTAATAATAACCTAGGTAGGTGCAGCCGGTCTGGTTGGCGGTATTCGTCAAGCCCTATTTTCATCTCGTTATGGCCAGATTGTGGTTGTGCGTGGTAACTGCCAAAGAGGCGATCCCATATCGCAAGACTAAAGCCAAAGTTTGAATTGGTTTCCTGGTTTATGGTGGAGTGGTGTACGCGATGCATATCAGGTGTGACGATGATCTTGCGTAGCCAGCGATCAAGCATAAGCGGCAGACGTAGATTGCTGTGGTTAAACATAGCGGCTGTACTCAAAATAACCTCAAATAGCAAAACGCCGAGCGCTGGTGCACCAAGTAGTAATATGGCAATGCATTTGATGAGCATCGATAAAGCGATTTCGATAGGGTGAAAGCGAAAACCTGTGGTGACATCAATATCGAGATCCGTGTGGTGGACTTTATGTAGACGCCATAAAACCGGGACATGATGAAAAATGACGTGCTGCCAGTAGATCAGCATATCGAGCAAGATAATCGTCAGCAGCACTGCAAACCAATCAGTCAGTGACAGCCAGTTCATCAGACCCCACTGCCGTTCATTGATTGCAATGGCGAAACCGACCGCTGCCGTGGGAAACAACACACGTACTATGAGCGTATCAAGTGCGGCAATGCCAATATTGTTAAGCCAGCGCTGCCACCAGTTGCTGCGCAGTGTTCGGCGCGGGAAAAGGGCGCTAAGTACGCCCAAACACAGTAGCGCACCGAGAAATAAGCTGAGCCGAAAGCCGCCTTCGTTGCTAATGATGTCCATAAACCTAGAAACCTCAGTTGGATCACGCAAGTCCACGCAAGTTCTTGGCGCACCTGGCAAAACAGAAAAAACTCTCATCACCAATAAGGTGACCACGAATTTTTCCGTTTCACCATGCACACCAATATCTTACGCGTCTTTTTCGCGCCCAACCGAGGTTTCTAGGTTAATTCTTATGCTGCCATGGGTGTGCTCAAGGTTCTTATATTGGCGCCGATGTAATGATTACCTATCAGGTAGCACGTGAAACATTGGCGTGGACAAACGAAGTCCTTGGAATGAGTGAAAACGCCCATACATTATATACTGGTTAGTCGTGGCAGTTTGCAGCCCCATCTTTATTACCGTTTCCTTAACGATTACGTTAACATTGGGGGCGAGCACCACAATTCCCTGAGGCTGAATAGGAGATAGCGAGTGAGTGGTAATATTGTTCATGTATCTGATGCGTCGTTTGACGAAGAAGTATTGAATTCGGATACGCCGGCACTGGTAGATTTTTGGGCTGATTGGTGTGGTCCTTGTAAAATGATTGCCCCTATCCTTGAAGAAATCGCTAATGAATATGGCAACAAGGTAAAGATTGCCAAATTTAATATTGATGAAAACCCAGCGACGCCTCCGCGTTATGGCATTCGTGGTATCCCAACACTCATGTTGTTTAAAGGCGGTAATGTCGAAGCGACCAAGGTTGGCGCATTATCTAAATCACAGTTGTCGGCTTTTCTGGATAGTAATTTATGACGTAATGGCGATGAGAAAGGCCTAGACCTTTCTCATTTTTCATGATAGCGTAGCTAAAAAGGTATATACACAAAACCGCCGATTCCAGGCGCTCCTCCTAATTTCCCGCTAGACACACACTGTGTCTCATCTTCTTACCAAATCAAGCGAATAGAGCCTATGTCTGCTACTGTCGAAAAAATCCAAGCTAAAAATAACATCAACGCGCAAAAAGATAGCCCTCAGAGCGCGCAAAAAGAGAGCCCCCAGAACGCGCAAAAAGAT
The genomic region above belongs to Gammaproteobacteria bacterium and contains:
- a CDS encoding c-type cytochrome, giving the protein MKARWIVSAAAAASLMVGVSTVSADEALAKASGCFACHSIEKKVLGPGWKDVAAKYAGDKAAGKAYLLTKVAKGGKGAWADEGITAAMPPYSPRVSDENIEKLVDFILAL
- a CDS encoding sterol desaturase family protein: MDIISNEGGFRLSLFLGALLCLGVLSALFPRRTLRSNWWQRWLNNIGIAALDTLIVRVLFPTAAVGFAIAINERQWGLMNWLSLTDWFAVLLTIILLDMLIYWQHVIFHHVPVLWRLHKVHHTDLDIDVTTGFRFHPIEIALSMLIKCIAILLLGAPALGVLLFEVILSTAAMFNHSNLRLPLMLDRWLRKIIVTPDMHRVHHSTINQETNSNFGFSLAIWDRLFGSYHAQPQSGHNEMKIGLDEYRQPDRLHLPRLLLLPFESKK
- the trxA gene encoding thioredoxin TrxA, yielding MSGNIVHVSDASFDEEVLNSDTPALVDFWADWCGPCKMIAPILEEIANEYGNKVKIAKFNIDENPATPPRYGIRGIPTLMLFKGGNVEATKVGALSKSQLSAFLDSNL